One genomic region from Leptospira tipperaryensis encodes:
- a CDS encoding glycosyl hydrolase family 18 protein: MANEQEDKHKIPDGLSQPVPFPRNSEPKKKILFYSLTWFLLSVLSFSLGINLLKKDNSAIANQSETVRASSVGIMDGIRDLFFLNKPVNQTESTNSTPDSDSSKSGFFSFGKDDGDMPEATLLPMADDNTTFRASTWFSDYEAMKKTVHLYNEIHPFIYGMKGRETNNGDLYSSWGSTQKHERVAELKKLNPNVKIIPTIFRWENKYEKISENIGMNGRNDIRDKHLGNILHELDTYGYDGIDIDYEGMSCEKKEKFEEFIVILSKEVHKRGKILSVAVHPKTPAKKETFKACKGLKEKIKMDYAENWRGPMTHDYAFLAKYADRIKIMAYELHPRKYRNPGPGPQAPNTWIKSIIEYAKARVPSRQLYMAIPTYGYDWALNCNSKIKSVYYMDAVRKKDLGVHRQPTNIDQIMANTKNSSTWTNLSKFSWVHTGKTYEDPSIWYKSEGCDRVAFYMNRKAFEEKMSLLRQYDLGGFSFWQLISDNDPGINDYLELLVSNKLPPVEKIKEPVKDPNAPAKDAQQTPEEANANRLHAEKVARKQG, from the coding sequence ATGGCAAACGAACAAGAAGACAAACACAAAATCCCGGACGGACTCAGTCAACCGGTTCCATTCCCGAGAAATTCAGAACCTAAAAAGAAGATCTTATTCTATTCTTTAACCTGGTTTCTATTATCCGTTCTCTCTTTCTCCTTAGGGATCAATCTTCTCAAAAAAGACAACTCCGCAATTGCAAATCAGTCAGAAACGGTCCGCGCGAGTTCCGTTGGAATTATGGACGGAATTCGAGATCTTTTCTTTCTCAATAAACCTGTCAATCAGACCGAAAGCACAAACTCAACTCCGGATTCTGATTCTTCTAAATCCGGTTTTTTCTCCTTTGGAAAAGACGACGGAGATATGCCGGAGGCGACCTTGCTTCCTATGGCGGATGACAATACAACCTTTCGCGCATCCACTTGGTTTTCGGATTATGAAGCGATGAAAAAGACCGTTCATCTCTACAATGAAATCCACCCTTTTATCTATGGAATGAAAGGTCGTGAAACCAATAACGGAGACCTTTATTCGAGTTGGGGAAGCACTCAAAAACACGAGCGTGTGGCCGAGCTCAAAAAACTAAATCCAAACGTAAAAATCATTCCTACCATTTTCCGTTGGGAAAACAAATACGAAAAGATTTCCGAGAACATCGGAATGAACGGGCGTAACGATATCAGAGACAAACATCTCGGAAACATTCTTCATGAACTCGATACATACGGCTATGACGGAATCGATATCGACTACGAAGGAATGAGCTGCGAGAAAAAAGAAAAGTTTGAGGAATTCATAGTCATTCTTTCCAAAGAAGTTCATAAACGCGGAAAAATTTTGTCAGTTGCGGTTCACCCGAAAACTCCTGCTAAAAAGGAAACCTTCAAAGCTTGCAAAGGCCTAAAAGAAAAAATCAAGATGGATTACGCAGAAAACTGGAGAGGGCCGATGACACACGACTACGCCTTTCTCGCAAAGTATGCGGATCGTATTAAGATTATGGCATACGAACTTCATCCTCGTAAATATAGAAATCCGGGACCGGGACCTCAAGCGCCGAACACTTGGATCAAAAGTATCATAGAATACGCAAAAGCAAGAGTTCCTTCTCGTCAGTTGTATATGGCGATCCCGACTTACGGTTACGACTGGGCTCTCAACTGTAACTCGAAGATCAAATCGGTTTATTATATGGACGCGGTTCGTAAAAAGGATTTGGGAGTTCACAGACAACCGACTAACATCGATCAGATTATGGCCAATACAAAAAACTCAAGCACTTGGACCAATCTCTCCAAATTTTCCTGGGTTCATACTGGAAAAACCTACGAAGATCCGAGCATTTGGTATAAGTCCGAGGGTTGTGATCGAGTTGCGTTCTACATGAACCGGAAAGCCTTTGAAGAAAAGATGAGTCTTTTGAGACAATACGATTTGGGCGGATTTTCTTTTTGGCAGTTGATCAGCGACAACGATCCTGGAATCAACGACTACCTAGAATTATTGGTTTCTAATAAACTTCCTCCTGTGGAAAAAATCAAAGAGCCGGTAAAAGATCCGAACGCTCCCGCAAAGGACGCTCAACAAACACCGGAAGAAGCAAACGCAAACCGCCTGCACGCGGAGAAAGTTGCCAGAAAACAAGGTTAA
- a CDS encoding L-threonylcarbamoyladenylate synthase, translated as MPENKVNTLITDSPLEAAKVLLRGGLVIFPTETVYGIGASAFDHKACRRIYEVKKRPSDNPLILHVENIAALKVCASVNPAGELVFQKFSPGAITGIFSKKDPNLFTADLKTVAVRIPSNPTAHSFLEFCNVPVAAPSANLSGKPSLTKMEYILEEFSGKVDCILKGEEPKIGIESTVIDFTSDPPILLRPGFVDFQDLKEILPELQVLISKDKTQNTSTDAPISPGLKYRHYAPVCKVILTESLENVPQDAAQIGFQFYKDVTYQIQVFTNEDYMQFLYSFFVECDRRKIAEAYCEIPKEGRGKDALLNRITKAASK; from the coding sequence TTGCCAGAAAACAAGGTTAACACTCTCATCACAGACTCTCCCTTGGAAGCAGCAAAAGTTTTGCTTCGGGGAGGGCTCGTTATCTTTCCAACCGAAACCGTTTATGGAATCGGAGCTTCCGCCTTCGATCACAAAGCTTGCAGAAGAATCTACGAAGTAAAAAAAAGACCCTCCGATAATCCTCTCATTCTTCACGTTGAAAATATCGCCGCTCTGAAAGTTTGCGCTTCCGTAAATCCGGCCGGTGAACTCGTCTTTCAAAAATTTTCACCGGGTGCGATTACGGGAATTTTCTCGAAAAAAGATCCGAATCTTTTTACCGCGGATCTGAAGACGGTAGCGGTAAGAATTCCATCCAATCCAACTGCGCATTCTTTTTTAGAATTTTGTAATGTTCCCGTGGCGGCCCCGTCGGCCAATCTTTCCGGAAAACCATCCTTAACAAAAATGGAATATATTTTAGAGGAATTTTCCGGGAAGGTGGATTGTATTCTGAAAGGGGAAGAACCGAAGATCGGAATCGAATCGACTGTGATCGATTTTACGTCCGATCCTCCAATTCTGCTACGTCCAGGATTTGTGGACTTTCAAGATCTCAAAGAAATTCTTCCGGAACTTCAAGTATTGATATCGAAGGACAAAACGCAGAATACTTCGACCGATGCCCCGATCAGTCCCGGGCTCAAATACAGACACTACGCTCCGGTTTGTAAGGTGATTCTAACGGAAAGTCTGGAGAACGTGCCTCAAGACGCGGCTCAGATCGGATTTCAATTTTACAAAGATGTCACTTATCAAATTCAAGTTTTTACGAACGAAGACTATATGCAATTTCTCTATTCCTTTTTTGTGGAATGTGATCGGAGAAAAATCGCAGAAGCCTATTGTGAGATTCCAAAAGAAGGAAGAGGAAAGGACGCCCTTTTGAATCGAATCACAAAGGCCGCCTCAAAATGA
- a CDS encoding S49 family peptidase, whose translation MFRNFLKFVFLPVRLISQLVRWIRFRFFRGNHYFLEIPSEFSNYRKSFFMRLLSSKDEDLFFTEFLLELKLLSQIPNLKKVSILIEQPEYGFGEALSIGERLQILKESGIELEGFALTGGLKSLFLLGICNTRFCAEASEFFPVLPSAESFFFGNAGRKWGVKVETFQSGPYKSFGESFQRDKFSPKAKENLVSLLKQMTTDLENLFQRYTKFSLKTFSEPFLSAKVLKERKFITGFLNEEDFRENFLYEAYTNEGEKQKPLTKELTLSSLYRFAKLRNFKVFSRREPIVAVLPLKGSIHHDTLGKGDGKTEGISYHSVKNALKELRDENAVKAVILEVDSPGGSAFVSELLYQEILKLSKKKLVYAYVQNVSASGGYYLSCGASKIYSSPYSVVGSIGSISLRMDLKNLYSKLGVTKDRVGFYKYRDLLSEYGPIHADSKKLMEQEIRESEGLFYKRVADARKINVSTLDQRFGQGKVFTASQFLKDKMIDSITDFLGLVEDIKQELKTERVQLQYLPTLFTFQSFLKSLRPSFLNVIGFGKNGILPSWMDGNLTNVEDSLKKKFLFSEGEILFRSKFWTQG comes from the coding sequence ATGTTTCGAAATTTTCTAAAATTCGTCTTTTTACCTGTTCGTCTGATTTCCCAACTCGTTCGTTGGATTCGATTTCGATTCTTTCGAGGCAATCACTACTTTCTAGAGATTCCTTCCGAATTCTCAAACTACCGAAAGTCTTTCTTTATGAGACTACTTTCCTCCAAAGACGAGGATCTTTTTTTCACCGAATTCTTATTGGAATTAAAACTCCTCTCACAGATTCCCAATCTAAAAAAAGTTTCGATTCTCATCGAACAACCCGAATACGGATTTGGAGAAGCGCTGAGCATCGGAGAAAGACTTCAGATTTTAAAAGAATCCGGAATCGAACTCGAAGGTTTTGCGTTAACGGGAGGACTCAAGTCTCTTTTTCTTTTAGGAATTTGTAATACTCGATTTTGCGCGGAAGCTTCCGAATTTTTTCCGGTTCTTCCTTCGGCGGAATCTTTTTTCTTCGGAAACGCGGGGAGAAAATGGGGAGTCAAAGTTGAGACCTTTCAAAGCGGTCCTTATAAATCGTTCGGAGAATCGTTTCAGAGAGACAAATTTTCTCCAAAGGCAAAGGAGAATCTGGTATCTCTTCTCAAACAGATGACAACGGATCTAGAGAATCTTTTTCAACGTTATACGAAATTCTCCTTAAAAACATTCTCCGAACCTTTTTTATCAGCCAAAGTTTTGAAGGAAAGAAAGTTCATTACCGGATTCTTAAATGAAGAGGACTTTCGGGAGAATTTTCTCTACGAGGCTTATACAAACGAAGGAGAAAAACAAAAACCTCTTACCAAGGAGTTAACTCTTTCGTCCTTGTATCGATTTGCAAAATTAAGAAATTTTAAAGTATTTTCGCGGCGAGAACCGATCGTCGCCGTACTTCCTTTGAAAGGAAGCATTCATCACGATACTTTGGGAAAAGGAGACGGAAAGACGGAAGGAATTTCGTATCACTCCGTAAAAAACGCCCTCAAAGAACTCAGGGATGAAAACGCGGTGAAGGCGGTAATCCTGGAAGTGGATTCTCCCGGAGGTTCCGCGTTCGTTTCCGAACTACTCTATCAGGAAATCCTAAAGTTATCCAAGAAAAAACTTGTCTACGCCTATGTTCAAAACGTTTCTGCGAGCGGAGGTTATTATCTTTCCTGCGGGGCTTCCAAAATTTATTCTTCTCCTTACAGTGTTGTCGGGAGTATCGGAAGTATTTCCCTTCGAATGGATCTCAAGAATCTTTATTCCAAGTTAGGTGTCACCAAGGATCGAGTCGGGTTTTATAAATACAGAGATCTGCTTTCCGAATACGGGCCGATCCACGCGGATTCCAAAAAATTGATGGAACAGGAAATCCGTGAATCTGAGGGTCTTTTTTACAAACGTGTCGCGGATGCGCGTAAGATCAACGTTTCAACACTCGATCAGAGATTTGGGCAAGGAAAGGTTTTTACCGCGAGTCAGTTTTTAAAAGATAAGATGATCGATTCCATCACTGACTTTTTAGGGCTTGTGGAAGATATCAAACAAGAACTCAAAACGGAACGAGTTCAACTACAATACCTTCCGACCCTTTTTACGTTCCAGAGTTTTTTAAAATCTTTGAGACCGAGTTTTTTAAACGTAATAGGCTTTGGTAAGAATGGAATTCTTCCGTCTTGGATGGATGGAAATCTTACAAACGTGGAAGATTCTTTAAAAAAGAAATTTCTTTTTTCAGAAGGTGAAATTCTATTTCGATCCAAGTTTTGGACTCAAGGATAA